In the Leguminivora glycinivorella isolate SPB_JAAS2020 chromosome 14, LegGlyc_1.1, whole genome shotgun sequence genome, one interval contains:
- the LOC125233282 gene encoding signal peptidase complex subunit 1 — translation MDFFTSIPTHIDYVGQAKAEKLYRAIITLFSIVGFVWGYIVQQFSQSVYILGAGFLLAAILTVPPWPMYRRNPLNWQNPKNTEEKPAGKKGKK, via the coding sequence ATGGATTTTTTCACATCAATCCCAACTCACATTGATTACGTCGGGCAAGCGAAAGCAGAAAAGCTATACAGAGCGATCATAACACTGTTCAGCATCGTTGGATTCGTTTGGGGGTATATTGTTCAACAATTCTCTCAATCCGTGTATATCCTGGGAGCCGGTTTCCTGCTTGCTGCCATCTTGACCGTGCCCCCGTGGCCCATGTACCGCCGAAACCCCTTGAACTGGCAGAATCCCAAGAACACTGAAGAAAAACCCGCAGGCAAGAAAGGGAAGAAATGA